In Sulfitobacter sp. OXR-159, one DNA window encodes the following:
- a CDS encoding acyl-CoA dehydrogenase family protein — protein MAHDGQDMTMHSVILDDLIGLTGATLPPLDRLLETATAAVRAQVSEGDRVSAKLIEANQTAAHGLAWLATYVQALRQMQLWAERLQDDGRFGEVEQLLHQIGFGEYLCQMRGGIQMNQGEILRLQDLGLSAEDQATLDAPSITTLTRGGNTQAARSRLVELMQERSADVTFGVSGLDEELEMIRDQFRRYAVEKVEPYAHDWHLKDELIPIEVIEELAEMGVFGLTIPEEYGGLGLTKASMCVVSEELSRGYIGVGSLGTRSEIAAELILCGGTDAQKEKWLPRIASAETLPTAVFTEPNTGSDLGSLRTRAVKDGDDYKVTGNKTWITHAARTHVMTLLARTDSETTDHRGLSMFLAEKTPGDDANPFPTPGMTGGEIEVLGYRGMKEYELGFDGFEVKGENLLGGEEGRGFKQLMETFESARIQTAARAIGVAQSALDISMQYAQDRKQFGKALINFPRVSGKLAMMAVELMIARQLTYYSAFEKDAGRRCDVEAGMAKLLGARVAWAAADNGLQIHGGNGFALEYKISRVLCDARILNIFEGAAEIQAQVIARRLLG, from the coding sequence ATGGCACATGATGGTCAGGATATGACGATGCATAGCGTAATTCTCGACGATCTGATCGGGCTCACCGGCGCGACGCTGCCGCCGTTGGATCGGCTGCTGGAAACCGCCACCGCCGCCGTCCGCGCGCAGGTGAGCGAGGGGGATCGCGTCTCAGCCAAGCTGATCGAGGCCAACCAAACCGCCGCCCACGGGCTCGCATGGCTCGCCACCTATGTCCAAGCGCTGCGACAGATGCAGCTTTGGGCCGAACGGCTGCAGGATGACGGGCGCTTTGGCGAGGTTGAGCAACTGCTGCACCAGATCGGCTTTGGCGAATACCTTTGCCAGATGCGCGGCGGCATCCAGATGAACCAAGGCGAGATACTGCGCCTGCAAGATTTGGGGCTGAGCGCTGAGGATCAGGCCACGCTCGACGCGCCGTCGATCACCACCCTGACCCGCGGCGGCAACACCCAAGCCGCGCGCAGCCGTCTGGTGGAGCTGATGCAGGAGCGCAGCGCCGATGTGACCTTTGGCGTCAGCGGGCTTGATGAAGAGCTTGAAATGATCCGCGACCAGTTCCGCCGCTACGCGGTCGAAAAGGTCGAACCCTATGCCCACGATTGGCATCTGAAAGACGAATTGATCCCTATCGAAGTGATCGAAGAACTGGCCGAAATGGGTGTCTTCGGCCTGACCATTCCCGAGGAATACGGCGGGCTCGGCCTGACCAAAGCGTCGATGTGCGTGGTCAGCGAGGAGCTTTCGCGCGGCTATATCGGTGTGGGCTCGCTTGGCACCCGTTCGGAAATCGCGGCGGAACTGATCCTCTGCGGCGGCACCGACGCGCAGAAAGAGAAATGGCTGCCCCGCATCGCCAGCGCCGAGACTTTGCCCACGGCGGTTTTCACTGAGCCGAACACCGGGTCGGACCTCGGCAGCCTGCGCACCCGTGCGGTCAAGGACGGGGACGACTATAAGGTCACCGGCAACAAGACATGGATCACCCATGCCGCGCGCACCCATGTGATGACACTGTTGGCGCGGACCGACTCTGAGACGACAGACCATCGCGGCCTGTCGATGTTCTTGGCTGAAAAGACCCCCGGCGACGATGCCAACCCCTTCCCCACCCCCGGCATGACCGGCGGCGAGATTGAGGTGCTCGGCTACCGCGGCATGAAGGAATACGAACTCGGCTTTGACGGGTTCGAGGTGAAGGGTGAGAACCTGCTCGGCGGCGAAGAGGGACGCGGCTTCAAGCAACTGATGGAGACGTTTGAGTCCGCCCGCATCCAGACCGCCGCCCGCGCCATTGGCGTGGCGCAATCGGCGCTCGATATCTCGATGCAATATGCCCAGGACCGCAAGCAGTTCGGTAAGGCGCTGATCAACTTCCCCCGCGTGTCGGGCAAGCTGGCGATGATGGCGGTGGAACTAATGATCGCGCGGCAGTTGACCTATTACAGCGCCTTTGAAAAGGACGCCGGACGGCGCTGTGATGTCGAAGCAGGCATGGCCAAGCTGCTCGGCGCGCGGGTCGCTTGGGCCGCCGCCGACAACGGCCTGCAGATCCACGGCGGCAATGGATTCGCATTGGAATACAAAATCAGCCGAGTGCTTTGTGACGCGCGGATCTTGAATATCTTTGAGGGCGCTGCGGAGATCCAAGCGCAGGTTATCGCGCGGCGGCTGCTGGGTTAA
- a CDS encoding META domain-containing protein gives MRSFLILAALSALPQCQSDETVRAYGGGDKTWVLVELDGTPFDARATLTFPEAGKIAGQAPCNAYSAAMTVPYPWFDAGHIAATRRACPDLAAETAFLNALGEVTISDVLGDTLILSDESGERLIFKAAD, from the coding sequence ATGCGCAGCTTCTTGATCCTCGCCGCCCTCAGCGCCCTACCGCAATGTCAGAGCGACGAAACCGTTCGTGCCTATGGCGGCGGAGACAAGACATGGGTCTTGGTGGAACTGGACGGCACCCCCTTCGACGCCCGTGCGACCCTGACCTTTCCGGAAGCTGGCAAGATCGCCGGACAGGCCCCCTGCAACGCCTATAGCGCCGCGATGACGGTGCCCTACCCGTGGTTCGACGCGGGCCATATCGCGGCCACCCGCCGCGCCTGCCCGGACCTCGCGGCAGAGACGGCATTTCTGAATGCTTTAGGAGAGGTGACCATCTCAGATGTATTGGGCGACACGCTGATCCTGTCGGATGAAAGCGGCGAACGACTGATCTTCAAAGCCGCCGACTGA
- the recO gene encoding DNA repair protein RecO has translation MEWRDQGILLSARRHGETSAIIEVFTPEQGRHAGVVRGGTSRKIAPSLQPGAQLDVAWRARLEDHIGAFTVEPLRSRAAVAMQDRLALAGLNAVTALLSFCLPEREPHPALYQRTEALLDMLGQGDVWPLAYLKWELRLLEEMGYALDLESCAVTGVSEELIYVSPKSGRAVSAKGAGEWANRLLPLPTVLRGGTGSDAEIAQGLVTTGHFLAAHLARDLGGKPLPEARARFVDAFSRRL, from the coding sequence ATGGAATGGCGCGATCAAGGCATATTGCTGAGCGCGCGGCGACATGGCGAGACTTCCGCGATCATCGAGGTCTTCACCCCCGAACAAGGCCGCCACGCCGGTGTCGTCCGCGGCGGGACCAGCCGCAAGATCGCGCCCAGCCTGCAACCCGGCGCGCAGCTTGACGTTGCATGGCGTGCGCGGCTGGAGGACCATATCGGCGCCTTTACCGTCGAGCCCCTGCGGAGCCGGGCTGCAGTGGCGATGCAGGACCGACTGGCGCTGGCGGGGTTGAATGCGGTGACGGCGTTGCTGTCCTTCTGTCTGCCGGAACGCGAACCGCATCCGGCCCTGTACCAGCGGACCGAGGCACTGTTAGATATGCTGGGGCAGGGCGATGTCTGGCCGCTGGCCTATCTGAAATGGGAGCTGCGTCTGTTGGAAGAGATGGGCTATGCGCTCGATCTGGAAAGCTGCGCGGTAACCGGGGTGAGCGAAGAGCTGATCTATGTTTCGCCCAAGTCGGGCCGCGCCGTTTCGGCCAAAGGCGCGGGGGAGTGGGCGAACCGGCTCTTGCCATTGCCGACAGTCCTACGCGGCGGCACGGGGAGCGATGCGGAGATTGCGCAGGGGCTTGTTACAACGGGCCATTTCCTTGCCGCGCATCTGGCGCGTGATCTGGGCGGCAAGCCTCTGCCCGAAGCCCGTGCGCGCTTTGTCGATGCCTTCAGTCGGCGGCTTTGA
- a CDS encoding DUF1491 family protein — translation MPRLTARFWVDAYLTRLRLQDIPAFVVAHGDDTGGAVLVKLATLDGKAALFQRSFDLMTGDRRWIELAAGDEVEVDATVTRQRSFDPDLWVIEVEDRQGRHLLNEPGLS, via the coding sequence ATGCCGCGTTTGACCGCGCGTTTCTGGGTCGATGCCTATCTCACCCGGCTGCGGTTGCAGGATATCCCGGCCTTTGTTGTGGCCCATGGCGATGACACCGGCGGCGCGGTGCTGGTGAAGCTGGCGACGCTGGACGGCAAAGCGGCGCTGTTTCAACGCTCTTTCGATCTGATGACTGGCGACCGGAGGTGGATTGAGCTGGCCGCGGGCGACGAGGTCGAGGTCGATGCCACCGTCACCCGCCAGCGCAGTTTTGACCCGGACCTCTGGGTGATCGAAGTTGAGGACCGTCAGGGTCGTCACCTGCTGAACGAGCCGGGGCTAAGCTGA
- the era gene encoding GTPase Era: MTTRAGFVALIGEPNAGKSTLLNRMVGAKVSIVTHKVQTTRARIRGVAMEGDAQLVFVDTPGLFQPRRRLDRAMVAAAWGGAADADVIVLLIEAHRGMTEGVERILEELGNIAKGRRVALAINKIDRVEAPVLLGLTEKMNAAFDFTETFMISAERGHGIDTLRQWLAGEVPEGPWLYPEDQIADLPMRNIAAEITREKLTLRLHQELPYQLTVETENWEERKDGSARIDQLVYVVRDGHKGIVLGNKGETIKAVGKASREELEEFLGRKVHLFLQVKVRANWLEEAERYSEMGLDFKDGND, translated from the coding sequence ATGACCACCCGTGCCGGATTCGTCGCCCTGATCGGAGAGCCCAACGCGGGCAAATCCACGCTGCTGAACCGCATGGTTGGGGCCAAAGTCTCGATCGTAACGCATAAAGTCCAGACCACCCGCGCCCGCATCCGTGGCGTGGCGATGGAGGGCGACGCGCAGCTTGTCTTCGTCGACACGCCCGGCCTGTTCCAGCCGCGCCGCCGGCTTGACCGTGCCATGGTCGCCGCCGCTTGGGGCGGGGCTGCCGATGCGGATGTGATCGTGCTTTTGATCGAAGCGCACCGTGGCATGACCGAGGGTGTCGAGCGTATCCTTGAGGAGCTCGGCAACATCGCCAAGGGCCGCCGCGTGGCGCTGGCAATCAACAAGATCGACCGCGTTGAGGCACCTGTGTTGCTGGGTCTGACCGAGAAGATGAACGCAGCTTTCGATTTCACCGAGACTTTCATGATCTCCGCCGAGCGTGGCCACGGTATCGACACGCTGCGCCAGTGGCTGGCCGGAGAGGTGCCGGAAGGCCCGTGGCTCTACCCCGAAGACCAGATTGCCGACCTGCCGATGCGCAATATCGCGGCCGAGATCACCCGCGAGAAACTGACCCTGCGGCTGCATCAGGAACTGCCCTATCAGCTCACGGTCGAAACCGAGAACTGGGAAGAGCGCAAGGACGGCTCGGCCCGGATCGATCAGTTGGTCTATGTCGTGCGCGACGGTCACAAGGGCATCGTGCTGGGCAATAAGGGCGAGACGATCAAGGCCGTGGGCAAGGCGTCGCGCGAAGAGCTTGAAGAGTTCTTGGGCCGCAAGGTGCATCTGTTCTTGCAGGTCAAGGTTCGCGCCAACTGGCTGGAAGAGGCCGAGCGTTACTCCGAGATGGGCTTGGATTTCAAAGATGGCAACGACTGA
- the rnc gene encoding ribonuclease III, which produces MKLSGDLKAFEARIGHHFATPDLLVRAVTHASMSSANRDDNQRLEFLGDRVLGLVMAEALLALDPGATEGQLAPRFNALVRKETCADVAREIDLGKVLKLGRSEMISGGRRKQALLGDAIEAVIAAVYLDGGFDAAKALVLRLWGDRLKTVKEDARDAKTALQEWAQARGLTPPRYVQTDRSGPDHAPVFTITARLDNGAEAAATAPSKRAAEQAAASTLLRQLEKNS; this is translated from the coding sequence ATGAAGCTAAGCGGAGACCTCAAAGCCTTTGAGGCGCGGATCGGCCACCACTTTGCCACGCCGGACCTGCTGGTGCGCGCCGTGACCCATGCCTCCATGTCCTCGGCCAACCGTGATGACAACCAGCGGTTGGAGTTTTTGGGCGACCGGGTGCTGGGCCTCGTCATGGCCGAGGCGCTGCTGGCGCTGGATCCCGGTGCGACCGAGGGGCAGTTGGCCCCGCGGTTCAACGCATTGGTGCGCAAGGAAACCTGCGCCGATGTGGCGCGCGAGATCGATCTGGGAAAGGTGCTGAAACTGGGCCGGTCTGAGATGATTTCGGGCGGGCGGCGCAAACAGGCGCTTTTGGGCGATGCGATCGAAGCGGTCATCGCTGCCGTCTATCTGGATGGCGGATTTGACGCGGCCAAGGCGCTGGTGCTGCGCCTCTGGGGCGACCGGCTCAAAACGGTTAAAGAAGACGCCCGCGACGCCAAAACCGCGTTGCAGGAATGGGCACAGGCGCGCGGGCTGACCCCGCCGCGCTATGTACAGACTGACCGCAGCGGCCCCGACCATGCGCCGGTCTTTACCATTACCGCGCGGTTGGACAACGGCGCCGAAGCCGCCGCCACCGCGCCCTCAAAACGCGCCGCCGAACAGGCCGCCGCCAGCACATTGCTGCGGCAATTGGAGAAGAACTCATGA
- the lepB gene encoding signal peptidase I translates to MAAKEKTGNAFVETIKTIFWALLIAGVFRTLFFQPFWIPSGSMKETLLIGDFLFVNKMAYGYSYASCPSLMLPGVGIEIDAKDVCGVFDGDNERLFGSEPERGDVVVFRHPVSGRDYIKRLIGLPGDKVQIQNGVISLNGTPVKVEDAGTFEEVMAPQGPQQLRPRCENGPVGQGGTCLKSRQIETLPNGVSHPILNITNQQSDNTGVYTVPEGHYFFMGDNRDNSADSRLAQRAGGVGFVPFENLIGRADRIMFSSAGRSMLFFWTWRSDRFFEAVR, encoded by the coding sequence ATGGCCGCCAAGGAAAAAACCGGCAACGCCTTTGTCGAAACCATCAAGACAATCTTCTGGGCGCTGCTGATCGCCGGTGTCTTTCGGACCCTGTTCTTCCAGCCCTTCTGGATCCCTTCGGGGTCGATGAAAGAGACGCTGCTGATCGGCGATTTCCTTTTCGTGAACAAGATGGCTTACGGCTATTCCTATGCGTCTTGCCCCAGCCTGATGCTCCCCGGTGTCGGGATCGAGATTGACGCCAAGGATGTCTGCGGTGTCTTCGATGGCGATAATGAGCGTCTCTTCGGGTCCGAGCCTGAGCGCGGCGATGTGGTGGTCTTCCGTCACCCCGTATCGGGCCGCGACTACATCAAGCGTCTGATTGGCCTGCCGGGGGACAAGGTGCAGATCCAAAACGGCGTCATCAGCCTGAACGGCACCCCGGTCAAAGTCGAAGATGCAGGCACCTTTGAAGAGGTCATGGCCCCGCAAGGCCCACAACAACTGCGCCCGCGTTGCGAAAACGGCCCCGTCGGGCAGGGCGGCACCTGCCTCAAAAGCCGCCAGATCGAAACGCTGCCCAATGGCGTCTCGCATCCGATCTTGAACATCACCAACCAGCAGTCGGACAACACGGGCGTCTATACCGTGCCTGAGGGGCATTACTTCTTCATGGGCGACAACCGCGACAATTCTGCCGATAGCCGGTTGGCGCAGCGCGCCGGTGGCGTGGGTTTCGTGCCGTTTGAGAACCTGATTGGCCGCGCGGATCGCATCATGTTCAGTTCTGCCGGGCGTTCGATGCTGTTCTTCTGGACATGGCGCAGCGACCGTTTCTTCGAAGCTGTAAGATGA
- the acpS gene encoding holo-ACP synthase: MILGIGTDLANIERIQGTLDRFGDRFRNRVFTDVEQRKAERRRDVAGTYAKRWAAKEACSKALGTGLRMGIAWRDMAVSNLRTGQPVMEVTGWAADRLAAMTPPGHEAIIHVTLTDDHPWAQAFVVIEARALAD, translated from the coding sequence ATGATCCTCGGCATCGGTACTGATTTGGCAAATATCGAGCGTATCCAAGGCACGCTCGACCGCTTTGGCGACCGCTTCCGCAATCGTGTTTTTACTGACGTGGAACAGCGCAAGGCCGAGCGCCGCCGTGATGTGGCGGGCACCTATGCCAAACGCTGGGCCGCGAAAGAGGCCTGTTCAAAGGCGCTTGGCACCGGGCTGCGCATGGGCATTGCGTGGCGCGACATGGCGGTCAGCAATCTGCGCACCGGCCAACCCGTGATGGAAGTGACCGGTTGGGCCGCCGACCGTCTGGCCGCGATGACCCCGCCGGGGCATGAGGCAATCATCCATGTCACCCTGACCGATGACCACCCCTGGGCGCAGGCCTTTGTCGTGATCGAAGCGCGCGCCCTTGCCGATTGA
- a CDS encoding PA2169 family four-helix-bundle protein: protein MSDHIDTLKKLHTRLIDSRDGYRESRKQVSDEAAFVGFFDQRIAEREKFHTELHRQLGVDGVDVSEEGSAAASAHRGWLKLRDAVTGDDEAVYDEIVNGESALVENYDDAIKATAGRPGYEFLTEQRASVQRAIDEAKAEKARRATA, encoded by the coding sequence ATGAGCGACCATATCGACACACTGAAGAAACTCCACACCCGCCTGATCGACAGCCGCGACGGCTATCGTGAATCCCGCAAGCAGGTCTCGGATGAGGCCGCTTTCGTCGGCTTCTTTGACCAGCGCATCGCTGAGCGCGAGAAGTTCCACACCGAATTGCACCGCCAGTTGGGCGTCGACGGCGTGGATGTCTCCGAAGAAGGCTCCGCCGCTGCATCGGCCCACCGTGGTTGGCTGAAACTGCGCGACGCGGTGACCGGCGATGACGAAGCCGTCTATGACGAAATCGTCAACGGCGAATCCGCTTTGGTCGAAAACTACGACGATGCGATCAAAGCCACCGCTGGCCGCCCCGGTTATGAGTTCCTGACCGAGCAGCGCGCCTCTGTGCAGCGCGCCATTGATGAGGCGAAAGCCGAAAAAGCGCGCCGCGCCACAGCCTAA
- a CDS encoding pyridoxine 5'-phosphate synthase — MADQPKLRLGVNIDHVATVRNARGGAYPDPLRAAKIAEKAGADGITAHLREDRRHISDADIEGLMEVLSVPLNFEMAATDEMQKIALRHRPHAVCIVPEKREERTTEGGLEVAREENKLAHFIAPLREAGSRVSIFIAAEPAQIEAANRIGAEVIELHTGAYCDAFAEGRWDEADVELNKLREMSSFAASLGLEVHAGHGLTYDTVTPIAAFPEVRELNIGHFLIGEAIFLGLEPAITEMRRLMDEAREG; from the coding sequence ATGGCGGATCAACCAAAGCTGAGATTGGGCGTGAACATTGACCATGTGGCGACCGTGCGCAACGCGCGGGGCGGCGCCTATCCTGACCCGCTGCGCGCGGCCAAGATCGCGGAAAAGGCTGGCGCCGATGGCATCACCGCGCATCTGCGCGAAGACCGGCGGCATATCTCTGACGCCGATATCGAAGGGTTGATGGAGGTGCTTTCCGTCCCGCTGAACTTTGAGATGGCCGCCACCGACGAGATGCAAAAGATTGCCCTGCGCCACAGGCCCCATGCCGTCTGCATCGTGCCCGAAAAGCGCGAAGAGCGCACCACCGAGGGCGGGCTGGAAGTCGCCCGCGAGGAGAACAAGCTGGCCCATTTCATCGCGCCCCTGCGCGAGGCGGGCAGCCGGGTGTCGATCTTCATCGCCGCCGAGCCTGCGCAGATCGAAGCCGCCAATCGCATCGGCGCAGAGGTGATCGAACTGCACACCGGCGCTTATTGCGATGCCTTCGCCGAGGGCCGCTGGGACGAGGCGGATGTCGAGCTTAACAAGCTGCGCGAGATGTCGAGTTTCGCAGCTTCCCTCGGGCTTGAGGTTCATGCCGGACACGGGCTGACCTATGACACGGTGACCCCCATCGCCGCCTTTCCGGAGGTGCGCGAACTCAACATCGGGCACTTCCTGATCGGAGAGGCGATATTCCTCGGGCTGGAACCCGCCATAACCGAGATGCGCCGCCTGATGGATGAGGCCCGCGAGGGCTAA
- a CDS encoding DUF2062 domain-containing protein translates to MIFKRRDPKPTLRALAEFLWPRGGWTRAFHYVKHRMRRLPDSPERIARGIWAGVFTTFTPFYGLHFIVAALIGRVMRANILAALMATFFGNPLTYVPIGIAALQTGHWILGAPVAPKEHRSFGGKFLDAGRDLQENFVAIFTDSQMDWTGLTAFFHQVFYPYLIGGILPGMICASIAYYISVPVLRAYQKRRRGMIKAKFEALKHKAAQKAEAKRHAD, encoded by the coding sequence TTGATTTTCAAACGCCGCGATCCGAAACCGACCCTGCGCGCGCTGGCCGAGTTTCTGTGGCCGCGGGGTGGTTGGACACGTGCGTTTCACTACGTCAAACACCGGATGCGGCGGCTGCCCGACAGCCCCGAGCGCATTGCGCGCGGCATCTGGGCCGGGGTCTTTACCACCTTCACGCCCTTCTATGGTCTGCACTTCATTGTGGCGGCACTGATCGGGCGGGTGATGCGGGCCAATATCCTTGCCGCCCTTATGGCGACCTTTTTTGGCAACCCGCTGACTTATGTCCCCATCGGCATCGCGGCTTTGCAGACCGGGCATTGGATCCTTGGCGCGCCCGTGGCCCCGAAAGAGCATCGCTCCTTTGGGGGGAAGTTTCTGGATGCGGGCCGCGATCTGCAAGAGAACTTTGTCGCGATTTTTACTGATAGCCAGATGGATTGGACAGGGCTGACCGCCTTTTTCCATCAGGTCTTCTACCCCTATCTGATCGGGGGCATTCTGCCGGGGATGATCTGCGCCTCTATCGCCTATTACATCTCGGTGCCGGTGCTGCGGGCTTACCAAAAGCGACGGCGCGGGATGATCAAAGCCAAGTTCGAGGCGCTCAAGCATAAGGCGGCGCAAAAGGCCGAGGCCAAGCGCCACGCGGACTGA
- a CDS encoding RelA/SpoT family protein: protein MNSADITADDLIALVQGYNPRTNEPLIRAAFDYGARMHEGQFRHSGEPYFTHPVAVAAILTEQQLDDATIITALLHDTIEDTKASYAEVQSLFGGEVAELVDGVTKLTNLQLNSTETKQAENFRKLFMAMSKDLRVILVKLADRLHNMRTIKSMRPDKQVKKARETMDIYAPLAGRMGMQWMREELEDLAFRVLNPEARASIIRRFITLQRDTGDVIQRITGDMRVELEKADIDAEVFGRAKKPYSIWRKMEEKEQSFSRLSDIYGFRVITASDEDCYRTLGAIHRRWRAVPGRFKDYISQPKTNGYRSIHTTVSGRDGKRVEVQIRTRQMHDVAETGVAAHWSYRDGVRSRNPFAVDPAKWISQLTEQFDAETDHEDFLEAVKLEMYADQVFCFTPKGDVVKLPRGATPIDFAYAIHTRIGNACVGAKVDGMRVPLWTRIKNGQSIEITTAQGQTPQVTWLDIATTGKAKSAIRRSLREVDRERFIKLGRELARSAFAQVGKKATDKVLHTVAKNMRLNGPDEVLARLGSSELTGREVVECVYPDLAPQKGEQIDVRRAVVGLEPGQSFDRAPCCTPLPGERIVGITFRGKGVTVHSIDCDRLSEYEDQPERWLDLRWHDGSHPAVYTCALDITIGNGAGVLGRVCTLIGEASANISDLEFVERKPDFYRLVVYVDLRDVSHLHSLMSTIEAESEVADVSRHRNMSMGKTVEKTD, encoded by the coding sequence ATGAACAGCGCCGACATTACTGCCGATGACCTGATCGCTCTTGTTCAAGGCTACAATCCGCGTACCAACGAACCCCTGATCCGCGCCGCTTTCGACTATGGGGCGCGGATGCATGAGGGGCAGTTTCGCCATTCCGGCGAGCCCTATTTCACCCACCCCGTCGCTGTCGCTGCGATCCTCACGGAACAGCAGCTTGACGATGCGACGATCATTACCGCCCTTTTGCACGATACGATCGAAGACACCAAAGCGTCTTATGCCGAGGTGCAGAGCCTCTTTGGCGGCGAAGTGGCGGAATTGGTCGATGGTGTCACCAAGCTGACCAACCTTCAGCTCAACTCGACCGAGACCAAGCAGGCCGAGAATTTCCGCAAGCTCTTTATGGCGATGTCCAAGGACCTGCGCGTCATCCTTGTTAAGCTCGCCGACCGTTTGCACAACATGCGCACGATCAAATCCATGCGCCCGGACAAGCAGGTCAAAAAGGCGCGGGAGACGATGGACATCTACGCGCCGCTGGCGGGGCGCATGGGCATGCAGTGGATGCGCGAAGAGTTGGAAGACCTTGCGTTTCGCGTGCTCAACCCCGAGGCGCGCGCCTCGATCATTCGCCGCTTTATCACCCTGCAACGCGACACCGGCGATGTGATCCAGCGGATCACCGGCGACATGCGGGTCGAGTTGGAAAAGGCGGATATCGACGCCGAGGTTTTTGGCCGGGCCAAGAAGCCCTATTCGATCTGGCGCAAGATGGAGGAGAAGGAACAGAGCTTCTCCCGTCTGTCCGACATTTACGGCTTTCGCGTGATCACCGCCTCTGACGAGGATTGCTACCGCACACTCGGCGCGATCCATCGCCGCTGGCGCGCGGTGCCGGGGCGGTTCAAGGATTACATCAGCCAGCCCAAGACCAACGGCTATCGGTCGATCCATACCACCGTCTCGGGCCGCGATGGCAAGCGGGTGGAAGTGCAGATCCGCACCCGGCAGATGCATGACGTGGCCGAGACCGGCGTCGCCGCGCATTGGTCCTACCGCGACGGTGTGCGCAGCCGAAACCCCTTTGCCGTCGATCCCGCCAAATGGATCAGCCAGCTGACCGAGCAGTTCGACGCCGAGACCGACCACGAGGATTTCCTCGAAGCGGTGAAGCTTGAGATGTATGCGGATCAGGTCTTCTGCTTCACGCCGAAAGGCGATGTGGTGAAACTGCCGCGCGGGGCGACGCCGATTGATTTTGCCTATGCGATCCACACCCGGATCGGCAACGCTTGCGTTGGGGCCAAAGTCGACGGGATGCGTGTGCCGCTCTGGACGCGGATCAAAAACGGCCAGTCGATTGAGATCACCACCGCGCAGGGGCAAACACCGCAGGTCACATGGCTTGATATCGCCACCACCGGCAAGGCCAAGTCGGCAATCCGGCGGTCCCTGCGCGAGGTCGACCGCGAGCGCTTTATCAAACTCGGCCGCGAATTGGCGCGCTCGGCCTTTGCGCAGGTCGGTAAGAAGGCCACCGATAAGGTGCTGCATACCGTCGCCAAGAACATGCGGCTCAACGGCCCCGATGAGGTGCTCGCCCGGCTTGGCAGTTCCGAACTCACGGGCCGCGAAGTGGTGGAATGCGTCTATCCCGACCTTGCCCCGCAAAAGGGCGAGCAGATCGACGTGCGCCGCGCCGTCGTGGGGCTGGAGCCGGGCCAGAGCTTTGACCGCGCGCCCTGCTGCACGCCGCTGCCCGGAGAGCGGATCGTCGGCATCACCTTCCGTGGCAAGGGCGTGACCGTCCACTCAATCGACTGCGACCGCCTGTCGGAATACGAAGACCAGCCCGAGCGTTGGCTGGACCTGCGTTGGCACGATGGCAGTCACCCGGCGGTCTATACCTGCGCGTTGGACATCACCATCGGCAACGGCGCGGGCGTACTGGGGCGGGTCTGCACCTTGATCGGCGAAGCCTCGGCCAATATCTCTGATTTGGAGTTTGTGGAGCGCAAGCCTGACTTTTACCGGTTGGTGGTCTATGTGGATCTCAGAGACGTAAGTCACCTGCATTCGTTGATGTCCACGATCGAAGCCGAAAGTGAAGTCGCCGATGTCAGCAGGCACCGCAATATGAGCATGGGAAAGACTGTCGAAAAGACCGACTGA
- the rpoZ gene encoding DNA-directed RNA polymerase subunit omega gives MARVTVEDCVDKVPNRFELVMLAAHRAREISAGSQLTVDRDNDKNPVVSLREIAEETQSADDLRERLIESNQSQIEVDEPEEDAMALLMGAEEDKPEEDSMSEEMLLRQLMAAQGQG, from the coding sequence ATGGCCCGCGTCACCGTCGAAGATTGTGTGGATAAGGTTCCGAACCGTTTCGAACTCGTTATGCTGGCCGCGCATCGCGCCCGTGAGATCTCTGCCGGATCGCAGCTGACCGTTGATCGCGACAACGACAAGAACCCCGTCGTGTCCCTGCGCGAAATCGCCGAAGAAACACAGTCGGCTGATGACCTGCGCGAGCGTTTGATCGAAAGCAACCAGAGCCAGATCGAAGTCGACGAACCCGAAGAAGACGCCATGGCGCTTTTGATGGGTGCCGAAGAGGACAAGCCCGAAGAAGACAGCATGTCCGAAGAAATGTTGCTGCGCCAGTTGATGGCCGCACAGGGGCAGGGCTAA